A genomic region of Streptomyces sp. R33 contains the following coding sequences:
- a CDS encoding SDR family oxidoreductase codes for MTNSSTNAADSGKVALITGGSRGIGYGIAEALVARGDRVCITGRNEDALKEAVEALGADRVIGVAGKAHDEAHQAVAVERTMEAFGRVDFLINNAGTNPVFGPIADLDLGVARKVFETNVISALGFAQRTWHAWQKDNGGAIVNIASIAGVSASPFIGAYGMSKAAMVNLTLQLAHEMAPGVRVNAIAPAVVKTKFAQALYESREQEAAAAYPLGRLGLPEDIGGAAAFLTSAQAEWITGQTLVVDGGMFLNAGVH; via the coding sequence ATGACGAACAGCAGCACGAACGCGGCGGACAGCGGCAAGGTCGCGCTGATCACCGGTGGGAGCCGGGGCATCGGCTACGGCATCGCCGAGGCGCTCGTCGCCCGCGGCGACCGGGTGTGCATCACCGGGCGCAACGAGGACGCCCTCAAGGAGGCCGTCGAGGCGCTCGGCGCGGACCGGGTGATCGGGGTCGCCGGGAAGGCGCACGACGAGGCCCACCAGGCGGTCGCCGTCGAGCGGACGATGGAGGCCTTCGGACGGGTCGACTTCCTGATCAACAACGCGGGCACCAACCCGGTCTTCGGTCCGATCGCGGACCTGGACCTCGGCGTCGCGCGCAAGGTCTTCGAGACGAACGTGATCTCGGCGCTCGGGTTCGCCCAGCGGACCTGGCACGCCTGGCAGAAGGACAACGGCGGCGCGATCGTGAACATCGCGTCCATCGCCGGCGTCTCCGCCTCGCCCTTCATCGGCGCGTACGGGATGAGCAAGGCCGCCATGGTCAACCTCACCCTCCAGCTCGCCCACGAGATGGCGCCCGGGGTCCGCGTGAACGCGATCGCCCCCGCGGTGGTCAAGACGAAGTTCGCCCAGGCGCTCTACGAGAGCCGGGAGCAGGAGGCCGCGGCCGCGTACCCGCTCGGCCGGCTCGGGCTGCCGGAGGACATCGGCGGCGCGGCGGCTTTTCTTACATCTGCACAAGCGGAATGGATCACTGGCCAAACTCTGGTCGTTGACGGGGGAATGTTCCTCAATGCCGGAGTGCACTGA
- a CDS encoding ABC transporter substrate-binding protein: MFIRTRCLQITAALASISLLAGCGLLSDDGSDAAKRIVVGTTSAPSTLDPAAAWDGSWELYRNVYQTLLAFPTGSTKPQPDAAQNCEFTDAANESYRCTLKKGLKFSNGEALDAKAVKHSLDRIRTINSQTGPQGLFGSLDKIETPDALTVVFHLKTPDATFPFVLGSPAASLVAPKDYPADKVREDGKVTGSGPFVLDSYKEGSEAVLGKNGTYNGFANRRNDGVTIRYFADSTKMIAALKDKEIDATYRGLSAPEIKDLQTPASHAQGVQVVENVGAEIRYLVFNPKDPQVAKLPVRQAIAQVIDRGAIVSKVYQGTAEPLYSMVPKGVVGHKTPFYDKYGQADIKKAQKILKDAGITQPVELTFWYTTDRYGASTADEFTELKRQLDESGLFKVTLRGQPWKVFQVGYKNGEYPVFGRGWFPDFPDPDNFIAPFVGKENAVGTPYEPAQILTELLPKSRRESDRAAGVREFEQAQQIFAEDVRLLPLWQGKLYVAAREDIAGAERALDPQTVFQMWELYRKTSW; encoded by the coding sequence GTGTTCATCCGGACCAGATGCCTGCAGATCACTGCGGCCCTTGCGTCCATATCCCTGCTCGCCGGATGCGGTCTGCTTTCGGACGACGGCAGTGACGCCGCGAAGAGGATCGTCGTCGGCACGACGAGCGCCCCGAGCACCCTCGATCCCGCCGCCGCCTGGGACGGCTCCTGGGAGCTGTACCGGAACGTCTACCAGACCCTGCTGGCGTTCCCCACGGGCTCCACCAAGCCCCAGCCCGACGCCGCCCAGAACTGCGAGTTCACCGACGCGGCGAACGAGTCGTACCGGTGCACGCTGAAGAAGGGCCTGAAGTTCTCCAACGGCGAGGCGCTCGACGCCAAGGCCGTCAAGCACTCGCTCGACCGGATCCGGACGATCAACTCCCAGACCGGTCCGCAGGGCCTGTTCGGCAGCCTGGACAAGATCGAGACCCCGGACGCGCTGACGGTCGTCTTCCACCTGAAGACGCCGGACGCCACCTTCCCCTTCGTCCTCGGCTCGCCGGCCGCCTCGCTGGTCGCCCCCAAGGACTACCCGGCCGACAAGGTGCGGGAGGACGGCAAGGTCACCGGCTCCGGCCCGTTCGTGCTCGACTCGTACAAGGAGGGCAGCGAGGCGGTCCTCGGCAAGAACGGGACCTACAACGGCTTCGCGAACCGGCGTAACGACGGGGTGACCATCCGCTACTTCGCGGACTCCACCAAGATGATCGCGGCGCTCAAGGACAAGGAGATCGACGCGACCTACCGCGGTCTGTCGGCTCCCGAGATCAAGGACCTGCAGACCCCCGCCTCGCACGCGCAGGGCGTCCAGGTCGTCGAGAACGTCGGCGCCGAGATCCGCTACCTGGTCTTCAACCCCAAGGACCCGCAGGTCGCCAAGCTGCCGGTGCGCCAGGCCATCGCCCAGGTCATCGACCGCGGCGCGATCGTCTCCAAGGTCTACCAGGGCACCGCCGAGCCGCTGTACTCGATGGTCCCCAAGGGGGTCGTGGGCCACAAGACGCCCTTCTACGACAAGTACGGCCAGGCCGACATCAAGAAGGCCCAGAAGATCCTCAAGGACGCCGGGATCACCCAGCCGGTGGAGCTGACCTTCTGGTACACCACCGACCGCTACGGCGCCTCCACCGCCGACGAGTTCACCGAGCTCAAGCGCCAGCTGGACGAGAGCGGGCTCTTCAAGGTCACCCTGCGCGGCCAGCCCTGGAAGGTCTTCCAGGTCGGCTACAAGAACGGCGAGTACCCGGTCTTCGGCCGCGGCTGGTTCCCCGACTTCCCGGACCCGGACAACTTCATCGCGCCGTTCGTCGGCAAGGAGAACGCGGTCGGCACCCCGTACGAGCCCGCCCAGATCCTCACCGAGCTGCTGCCCAAGTCCCGCCGCGAGAGCGACCGCGCCGCCGGCGTCCGCGAGTTCGAGCAGGCCCAGCAGATCTTCGCCGAGGACGTCCGCCTCCTGCCCCTGTGGCAGGGCAAGCTGTACGTCGCCGCCCGCGAGGACATTGCGGGCGCCGAGCGGGCGCTCGACCCGCAGACCGTCTTCCAGATGTGGGAGCTGTACCGCAAGACCAGCTGGTAG
- a CDS encoding uracil-DNA glycosylase, with product MLPESWLPVLGDELDQPYFKELTEFVEKERANGPVYPPREQVFAALEATPFDKVKVLVLGQDPYHGAGQGHGLCFSVRPGVKTPPSLRNIYKEMHAELGTPVPDNGYLMPWAEQGVLLLNAVLTVREAEPNSHKGKGWEKFTDAVIRAVADRPDPAVFVLWGAYAQKKLPLIDEERHAVVKGAHPSPLSAKKFFGSRPFTQINEAVAAQGHAPIDWTIPDLG from the coding sequence ATGCTGCCCGAGTCCTGGCTCCCCGTCCTCGGCGACGAGCTGGACCAGCCCTACTTCAAAGAGCTCACCGAGTTCGTCGAGAAGGAGCGGGCGAACGGGCCGGTCTACCCGCCCCGAGAGCAGGTCTTCGCCGCCCTGGAGGCCACTCCCTTCGACAAGGTGAAGGTCCTCGTCCTCGGCCAGGACCCCTACCACGGCGCCGGCCAGGGGCACGGCCTGTGCTTCTCCGTGCGGCCCGGGGTCAAGACCCCGCCCTCGCTGCGCAACATCTACAAGGAGATGCACGCGGAGCTGGGCACGCCCGTCCCGGACAACGGGTACCTGATGCCGTGGGCCGAGCAGGGCGTCCTGCTGCTCAACGCGGTGCTCACCGTCCGCGAGGCCGAGCCCAACTCGCACAAGGGCAAGGGCTGGGAGAAGTTCACCGACGCGGTGATCCGCGCGGTGGCCGACCGGCCCGACCCGGCCGTCTTCGTGCTGTGGGGTGCCTACGCCCAGAAGAAGCTCCCGCTGATCGACGAGGAGCGGCACGCGGTCGTCAAGGGCGCCCACCCCTCCCCGCTGTCGGCCAAGAAGTTCTTCGGCTCCCGGCCCTTCACGCAGATCAACGAGGCCGTCGCGGCCCAGGGCCATGCGCCGATCGACTGGACGATCCCGGACCTGGGCTGA
- a CDS encoding DinB family protein, with product MTTTTGSHRTEPSTTANEREMLDGWLDYHRATLAWKCEGLGDEQLGRPSLAPSELSLLGLVRHMAEVERYWFREIMLGEDLPELYCTREDPDGDFHFGADDTWAEAEQTWQTEVELARQAAAGRSLDLLSDPGSHHRGETFSLRWVYTHMIEEYARHNGHADLLREQIDGATGD from the coding sequence ATGACCACCACCACCGGATCCCACCGCACCGAGCCCTCCACCACTGCGAACGAGCGGGAGATGCTGGACGGCTGGCTCGACTACCACCGCGCCACGCTCGCCTGGAAGTGCGAGGGCCTCGGGGACGAGCAGCTGGGCCGCCCCTCGCTCGCCCCGTCCGAACTGAGCCTGCTGGGCCTCGTACGGCACATGGCGGAGGTGGAGCGGTACTGGTTCCGGGAGATCATGCTGGGCGAGGACCTCCCCGAGCTGTACTGCACGCGCGAGGACCCGGACGGGGACTTCCACTTCGGCGCGGACGACACGTGGGCCGAGGCCGAGCAGACCTGGCAGACCGAGGTCGAGCTGGCGCGGCAGGCCGCGGCGGGCCGTTCGCTGGACCTGCTCTCGGATCCCGGGAGCCACCACCGCGGCGAGACGTTCAGCCTGCGCTGGGTCTACACCCACATGATCGAGGAGTACGCGCGCCACAACGGGCACGCGGACCTGCTGCGCGAGCAGATCGACGGCGCCACGGGCGACTGA
- a CDS encoding Gfo/Idh/MocA family protein, with protein sequence MKVGVIGLGDIAQKAYLPVLTARPGVELHLQTRTPATLARIGEMHHIPAARRHGDLDGLLAEGLDAAFVHAPTAVHPEIVTRLLEADVPTYVDKPLAYELGESRRLVELAEQRGVSLAVGFNRRHAPGYAQCADHPRDLIVMQKNRIGLPEDPRTFVLDDFIHVVDTLRFLLPGETDHIDVRAQVRDGLMHQVVLQLSGAGFTALGIMNRLSGSNEEILEVSGQETKRQVVNLAEIIDHRGQPTVRRRGDWVPVARQRGIEQAVDAFLQSVAAGRTVSARDALLTHELCEQVVSSALEQAS encoded by the coding sequence GTGAAGGTCGGCGTCATCGGACTCGGCGACATCGCCCAGAAGGCGTACCTGCCCGTCCTCACCGCCCGCCCGGGCGTCGAGCTGCACCTGCAGACCCGTACTCCCGCCACGCTGGCGCGGATCGGGGAGATGCACCACATCCCGGCCGCGCGCCGGCACGGCGACCTCGACGGACTGCTGGCCGAAGGCCTCGACGCGGCATTCGTGCACGCCCCGACGGCCGTTCACCCCGAGATCGTGACACGGCTGCTCGAAGCGGACGTGCCGACGTACGTGGACAAGCCGCTCGCCTACGAGCTCGGGGAATCGCGGCGGCTGGTGGAACTCGCCGAGCAGCGCGGGGTGTCGCTCGCCGTCGGCTTCAACCGCCGCCACGCGCCCGGCTACGCGCAGTGCGCCGACCACCCGCGCGACCTGATCGTCATGCAGAAGAACCGGATCGGGCTGCCCGAGGACCCCCGGACCTTCGTCCTCGACGACTTCATCCACGTCGTCGACACCCTGCGCTTCCTGCTGCCCGGCGAGACCGACCACATCGACGTCCGGGCGCAGGTGCGCGACGGGCTGATGCACCAGGTCGTCCTCCAGCTGTCGGGCGCCGGCTTCACCGCGCTCGGCATCATGAACCGGCTGTCCGGCTCCAACGAGGAGATCCTCGAGGTGTCCGGGCAGGAGACCAAGCGACAGGTCGTCAACCTCGCCGAGATCATCGACCACCGGGGCCAGCCGACCGTGCGGCGCCGCGGGGACTGGGTGCCGGTCGCCCGCCAGCGCGGCATCGAGCAGGCCGTGGACGCGTTCCTGCAGTCCGTCGCGGCGGGCAGGACGGTCAGCGCCCGCGACGCGCTGCTCACCCACGAGCTGTGCGAGCAGGTGGTGTCGTCGGCTCTGGAGCAGGCTTCCTGA
- the lnt gene encoding apolipoprotein N-acyltransferase, which produces MLSKRTRCWRAAAAAAAGALACLAFPAPALWWFAYVALVPWMLLLRSAPTGRRAALEGWLGGAGFIVAVHHWLLPSLHVFLLPVATLLGLLWIPWALLVREFLGGLPEPGRAAAALFLVPAGWLLSELARSWQGLGGPWGLLGASQWQVAPAMRLASVGGVWLVSLLVVAVNCGLVLLIAVPGARVPAVAGVTGCAVLTGVVWLWVPRPEVSGTLRVAVVQPGLVADGPDSTDQRFAAGERLTRTLAGQPVDLVVWGESSVGADLAARPDLARRLASLSAEVGAPLLVNVDARRPPGPAAAPAAAPVPTAAALPDGGIYKSSVLVGPRGPTGDRYDKMRLVPFGEYIPARSLLGWATSVGRAAGEDRRRGENPVLMDLPGRPGVRFGPLVCFESAFPDMSRRLTRDGAALLIAQSATSSFQDSWAPAQHASLSAVRAAENGRPVVHATLTGISEVHGPSGERIGPALATSARAAQVYEVPLAGGRTFYVLFGDWPVGAALALLAAYCTLEGARSLGLRKPAPEPTTPPARTARG; this is translated from the coding sequence ATGCTCTCGAAGCGGACCCGGTGCTGGCGTGCGGCGGCCGCGGCCGCCGCCGGGGCGCTGGCGTGCCTCGCCTTCCCCGCCCCCGCCCTCTGGTGGTTCGCGTACGTCGCCCTCGTGCCCTGGATGCTGCTGCTGAGGTCGGCGCCGACCGGGCGGCGCGCCGCCCTGGAGGGCTGGCTGGGCGGCGCCGGCTTCATCGTGGCCGTCCACCACTGGCTGCTGCCCAGCCTGCACGTGTTCCTGCTGCCGGTGGCGACCCTGCTGGGGCTGCTCTGGATCCCCTGGGCCCTGCTGGTGCGGGAGTTCCTCGGCGGGCTCCCGGAGCCGGGCCGGGCGGCGGCCGCGCTGTTCCTGGTACCGGCGGGCTGGCTGCTGTCGGAGCTGGCCCGGTCCTGGCAGGGGCTGGGCGGGCCGTGGGGGCTCTTGGGGGCGAGCCAGTGGCAGGTGGCGCCCGCAATGCGGCTCGCGTCCGTGGGCGGGGTGTGGCTGGTGAGCCTGCTGGTGGTGGCGGTGAACTGCGGTCTGGTGCTGCTGATCGCGGTGCCGGGCGCCCGGGTCCCGGCGGTGGCCGGGGTGACGGGGTGCGCGGTGCTGACAGGGGTGGTGTGGCTGTGGGTGCCGCGGCCCGAGGTGTCGGGCACGCTGCGCGTGGCCGTCGTACAACCGGGCCTGGTGGCGGACGGCCCGGACAGTACGGACCAGCGGTTCGCGGCCGGGGAGCGGCTGACGCGGACGCTGGCCGGGCAGCCGGTGGACCTGGTGGTGTGGGGCGAGAGCAGCGTCGGGGCCGACCTGGCGGCGCGCCCGGACCTGGCCCGGCGGCTGGCTTCGCTGTCCGCCGAGGTCGGGGCGCCGCTGCTGGTCAACGTCGACGCCCGGCGCCCGCCCGGCCCGGCTGCAGCCCCGGCTGCGGCGCCGGTCCCGACGGCAGCCGCGCTGCCCGACGGCGGCATCTACAAGAGCTCCGTCCTCGTCGGCCCCCGCGGGCCGACCGGCGACCGGTACGACAAGATGCGCCTGGTCCCCTTCGGCGAGTACATACCGGCCCGGTCCCTGCTCGGCTGGGCCACCTCGGTCGGCAGGGCCGCCGGCGAGGACCGCCGGCGCGGCGAGAACCCGGTGCTGATGGATCTGCCGGGGCGGCCCGGTGTGCGGTTCGGCCCGCTGGTCTGCTTCGAGTCGGCCTTCCCCGACATGAGCCGCCGTCTGACCCGCGACGGGGCCGCCCTGCTGATCGCCCAGTCGGCCACCTCGAGCTTCCAGGACAGCTGGGCCCCGGCGCAGCACGCCTCGCTCTCCGCCGTGCGCGCCGCCGAGAACGGCCGCCCCGTGGTGCACGCCACCCTCACCGGGATCAGCGAGGTGCACGGTCCCTCCGGCGAGCGGATCGGCCCGGCGCTGGCGACCTCCGCGCGTGCGGCGCAGGTGTACGAGGTCCCGCTCGCCGGCGGCAGGACGTTCTACGTCCTCTTCGGGGACTGGCCCGTGGGGGCCGCCCTCGCGCTGCTGGCGGCGTACTGCACCCTCGAGGGCGCCCGCTCGCTCGGGCTCAGGAAGCCTGCTCCAGAGCCGACGACACCACCTGCTCGCACAGCTCGTGGGTGA
- a CDS encoding nuclear transport factor 2 family protein — translation MTQRVDLATVMDRLAIDEVVTGYAVAVDDGDWAAYRALFTPAGRADYSSAGGIEGPAAEVADWLAETMKLFPVRQHLIVNRLIRLEDLGGSPGDRAEVRADFLNPMRLAGEEFDGTVTAPNFVAAGRYTFGLARTARAGWRLTRVIVHEKWRHMSA, via the coding sequence ATGACGCAGCGTGTGGACCTCGCCACGGTCATGGACCGGCTGGCGATCGACGAGGTGGTCACGGGGTACGCGGTGGCCGTGGACGACGGCGACTGGGCGGCGTACCGTGCGCTGTTCACGCCCGCCGGACGGGCCGACTACAGCTCGGCGGGCGGGATCGAGGGCCCGGCCGCCGAGGTCGCGGACTGGCTCGCGGAGACCATGAAGCTGTTCCCGGTGCGCCAGCACCTCATCGTCAACCGGCTGATCCGGCTGGAGGACCTCGGCGGCTCCCCCGGCGACCGTGCCGAGGTGCGCGCCGACTTCCTCAACCCGATGCGGCTGGCCGGCGAGGAGTTCGACGGGACGGTGACCGCGCCGAACTTCGTCGCCGCCGGCCGCTACACCTTCGGTCTCGCCCGCACCGCCCGCGCCGGCTGGCGGCTCACCCGCGTCATCGTGCACGAGAAATGGCGGCACATGTCCGCCTAG
- a CDS encoding undecaprenyl-diphosphate phosphatase, whose protein sequence is MSWFESLILGLVQGLTEFLPISSSAHLRLTAAFAGWQDPGAAFTAITQIGTEAAVLIYFRKDIARIISTWFRSLFTKALRSEQDAKMGWLVIVGSIPIGVLGVAFKDQITGPARDLRLTATTLIVMGVVLGIADRLAARDEEGGRHRAIRERKTLKELGVKDGLIFGLCQAMALIPGVSRSGATISGGLLLGFTREAAARYSFLLAIPAVLASGAFEIKDVAENPGHISWGPTIFATVIAFFVGYAVIAWFMKFISSKSFMPFVVYRIALGIALFVLIGMGVLSPFAAESAG, encoded by the coding sequence ATGAGCTGGTTCGAATCCCTAATCCTCGGTCTCGTCCAGGGGCTTACGGAGTTCCTCCCGATCTCCTCCAGCGCCCACCTCCGGCTGACCGCGGCATTCGCCGGCTGGCAGGACCCGGGCGCGGCCTTCACCGCGATCACGCAGATCGGCACCGAGGCCGCCGTGCTGATCTACTTCCGCAAGGACATCGCGCGGATCATCTCCACCTGGTTCCGCTCGCTGTTCACGAAGGCGCTGCGCTCGGAGCAGGACGCCAAGATGGGATGGCTGGTGATCGTCGGGTCGATCCCGATCGGTGTCCTCGGCGTCGCGTTCAAGGACCAGATCACGGGCCCGGCCCGTGATCTTCGGCTGACCGCCACCACCCTGATCGTGATGGGCGTCGTCCTCGGCATCGCGGACCGGCTGGCCGCCCGCGACGAGGAAGGGGGCCGGCACCGCGCCATCCGCGAGCGCAAGACGCTCAAGGAACTGGGCGTCAAGGACGGCCTGATCTTCGGCCTCTGCCAGGCGATGGCCCTGATCCCCGGCGTCTCCCGCTCCGGTGCGACGATCTCCGGCGGTCTGCTGCTGGGCTTCACGCGCGAGGCGGCCGCCCGATACTCGTTCCTCCTCGCCATCCCGGCCGTGCTGGCCTCGGGCGCGTTCGAGATCAAGGACGTCGCCGAGAACCCGGGGCACATCTCCTGGGGGCCGACGATCTTCGCCACGGTCATCGCGTTCTTCGTGGGCTACGCCGTCATCGCGTGGTTCATGAAGTTCATCTCCAGCAAGAGCTTCATGCCCTTCGTGGTCTACCGGATCGCCCTGGGCATCGCACTGTTCGTGCTGATCGGCATGGGTGTGCTGAGCCCCTTCGCCGCCGAGTCGGCCGGCTGA
- a CDS encoding TVP38/TMEM64 family protein codes for MSLLLAPWTRLSLLVVLLLAAGVCVVLYEPQRILSEGWPPGLPVGAAVLLFAAAYGVATAALVPRPLLNLAAGAVFGIPFGLLAAVGGSVIGAGISFGLGRMMGRDAVRPLLRGRWLRAADDQLARHGFRSMLAVRIFPGLPFAVANYCAAVSRCGWLPFLLATAIGVVPNTAAYVVAGASASSPDSPAFLASFGFIAVSAVAAAIVGWRGRHRLAPEPVCETYDHAPQHPPVVSAAPHGP; via the coding sequence ATGTCCCTCCTCCTCGCGCCGTGGACCCGGCTGTCGCTGCTCGTCGTGCTGCTGCTGGCCGCCGGCGTGTGCGTCGTGCTGTACGAGCCCCAGCGCATCCTGTCGGAGGGCTGGCCCCCGGGTCTTCCGGTGGGCGCGGCGGTCTTGCTGTTCGCGGCTGCGTACGGGGTGGCCACGGCGGCCCTGGTGCCGCGACCGCTGCTCAACCTGGCGGCAGGGGCCGTCTTCGGCATCCCGTTCGGCCTGCTCGCGGCGGTCGGCGGCTCCGTCATCGGCGCCGGGATCTCCTTCGGGCTGGGCCGGATGATGGGGCGGGACGCCGTGCGGCCGCTGCTGCGCGGCCGCTGGCTCCGGGCGGCCGACGACCAGCTCGCCCGGCACGGCTTCCGCTCGATGCTGGCCGTCCGCATCTTCCCCGGCCTGCCCTTCGCGGTCGCCAACTACTGCGCCGCCGTGTCCCGCTGCGGCTGGCTGCCCTTCCTCCTCGCGACGGCGATCGGCGTCGTCCCGAACACCGCCGCGTACGTGGTCGCGGGCGCGAGCGCCTCCTCGCCGGACTCGCCCGCCTTCCTCGCGTCCTTCGGCTTCATCGCCGTCTCCGCGGTGGCGGCCGCAATCGTCGGGTGGCGGGGGCGGCACCGGCTGGCGCCCGAACCGGTATGCGAAACGTACGATCATGCACCTCAGCACCCCCCTGTGGTCAGCGCCGCTCCCCACGGGCCCTAG
- a CDS encoding DNA alkylation repair protein: protein MRPNDQRPPKVPRSALADTLLDRLTTTYGAAADPVQARVMAAYMKDVAPFLGIRTPLRRELSKAVTAQTPKPAEADVAALVLRCWELREREYHYFAVDYLRRHVRVCSSGFLPVVRQLIVTVPWWDTVDHLAAHAAGPLVAADPELTAVMDEWIGDEDLWLARTALLHQLRYESATDTERLFGYCRRQCGHPDFFIRKAIGWALRKYAKTDPDAVRAFVEAERAALSPLSVREALKNV from the coding sequence ATGCGGCCGAACGACCAGCGACCCCCGAAGGTCCCGCGCAGCGCCCTCGCGGACACCCTCCTCGACCGCCTCACCACGACGTACGGGGCGGCCGCCGACCCGGTGCAGGCCCGGGTCATGGCCGCGTACATGAAGGACGTCGCGCCCTTCCTCGGCATCCGCACCCCGCTGCGGCGCGAGCTGTCGAAAGCCGTGACCGCGCAGACCCCGAAGCCGGCGGAGGCGGACGTGGCGGCGCTCGTGCTGCGGTGCTGGGAGCTCCGGGAGCGCGAGTACCACTACTTCGCGGTGGATTACCTGCGCCGCCACGTCCGGGTGTGCTCCTCCGGCTTCCTCCCGGTGGTCCGGCAGCTGATCGTCACCGTCCCGTGGTGGGACACCGTCGACCACCTCGCGGCGCACGCGGCCGGCCCGCTCGTGGCCGCCGATCCGGAACTCACGGCCGTGATGGACGAATGGATCGGGGACGAGGACCTCTGGCTCGCCCGCACGGCCCTCCTCCACCAGCTGCGCTACGAGTCCGCGACGGACACCGAGCGCCTCTTCGGCTACTGCCGCCGCCAGTGCGGCCACCCGGACTTCTTCATCCGCAAGGCGATCGGCTGGGCGCTGCGCAAGTACGCGAAGACGGACCCGGACGCGGTCCGCGCCTTCGTCGAGGCGGAACGGGCCGCGCTCTCCCCGCTGTCCGTGCGCGAGGCGCTCAAGAACGTCTAA
- the tuf gene encoding elongation factor Tu translates to MAKTAFVRTKPHLNIGTMGHVDHGKTTLTAAITKVLAERGGASFVPFDRIDRAPEEARRGITINLTHVEYETDTRHYAHVDMPGHADYVKNMVTGAAQLDGAILVVSALDGVMPQTAEHVLLARQVGVDHIVVALNKADAGDPELTDLVELEVRELLTANGYGGDAAPVVRVSGLGALEGDPRWTGAIEALLDAVDTYVPMPVRYTDAPFLLPVENVLTITGRGTVVTGAVERGSVRTGDRVSVLGGDGEPVETVVTGLETFGKPMESAEAGDNVALLLRGVPRDGVRRGQVVAAPGSVVPRRRFTAQVYVLSAREGGRTTPLASGYRPQFYIRTADVVGDVDLGEAGLARPGQTVAMTVELGRDVPLEAGLGFAIREGGRTVGAGTVTAVLD, encoded by the coding sequence ATGGCCAAGACGGCCTTCGTGCGCACCAAGCCGCACCTCAACATCGGCACCATGGGTCACGTCGACCACGGCAAGACCACCCTCACCGCTGCCATCACCAAAGTGCTGGCCGAGCGCGGCGGCGCCTCCTTCGTGCCGTTCGACCGCATCGACCGGGCCCCCGAGGAGGCCCGGCGCGGCATCACCATCAACCTCACGCACGTCGAGTACGAGACCGACACCCGGCACTACGCCCACGTTGACATGCCCGGGCACGCCGACTACGTCAAGAACATGGTCACCGGCGCCGCGCAGCTCGACGGGGCGATCCTCGTCGTCTCCGCGCTCGACGGGGTCATGCCACAGACCGCCGAGCACGTGCTCCTCGCCCGGCAAGTCGGCGTCGACCACATCGTCGTCGCGCTCAACAAGGCCGACGCCGGGGACCCCGAGCTCACCGACCTGGTCGAGCTCGAGGTCCGCGAGCTGCTCACCGCCAACGGGTACGGCGGGGACGCCGCTCCGGTCGTACGGGTCTCCGGACTCGGCGCGCTGGAGGGCGACCCGCGCTGGACCGGGGCGATCGAGGCGCTGCTCGACGCCGTGGACACGTACGTGCCGATGCCGGTGCGGTACACCGACGCGCCGTTCCTGCTGCCGGTGGAGAACGTCCTGACCATCACCGGACGCGGGACGGTCGTGACCGGCGCCGTCGAGCGCGGGAGCGTCCGCACGGGCGACCGCGTGAGCGTCCTCGGCGGCGACGGCGAGCCCGTCGAGACCGTGGTGACCGGCCTGGAGACCTTCGGGAAGCCGATGGAGTCCGCCGAGGCCGGGGACAACGTCGCACTGCTGCTGCGCGGGGTGCCGCGGGACGGCGTACGCCGCGGGCAGGTGGTCGCCGCGCCCGGGAGCGTCGTGCCCAGGCGCCGCTTCACCGCGCAGGTGTACGTGCTGTCCGCGCGGGAGGGCGGGCGTACGACACCGCTGGCGTCGGGGTACCGGCCGCAGTTCTACATCCGCACCGCCGACGTGGTGGGGGACGTGGACCTGGGCGAGGCGGGGCTCGCCCGGCCGGGCCAGACGGTCGCGATGACCGTCGAGCTCGGTCGCGACGTGCCGCTGGAGGCGGGGCTCGGCTTCGCGATCCGTGAGGGCGGGCGGACCGTCGGCGCGGGGACGGTCACGGCCGTCCTCGACTGA